One stretch of candidate division TA06 bacterium DNA includes these proteins:
- a CDS encoding aminopeptidase P family protein produces MHRIEKLQKTLADHSLVAAFLLYHRDVYYYAGTARPASLVVTPDDAVLFVRRGVDWLGDEPKLSDVREGGLGSILDWLKAKGIQTGNAGIEMDIVPADMYVKLKMLLPGLEFVDVSTFIIEQRLIKDKDEIKSIRGACRMVEQSHKHLPDILKEGITELELSAELESVARRHGHETFAVLRKRLETEMGYALILSGESTRAIGGYGQVVTGKGLSPAFPYGPSLRKVKRGDVVVFDIAGLSQGYHSDLARTYCLGKASDEMLEAHAALVAIQSAMLDAAKPGVPANQIYKTAIKKAEAMGWADYFQGHGKEKGTFVGHGLGLEIDEPPLLSPKDGTVIEENMTFTTELFIVHPEFGEVKLEDTLLMTKDGPELLTTLERTITEI; encoded by the coding sequence ATGCATCGTATTGAGAAACTGCAAAAGACCCTGGCCGACCACAGTCTAGTTGCGGCGTTTCTTCTTTACCACCGTGACGTTTACTACTATGCAGGTACTGCAAGACCAGCGTCTCTTGTTGTGACTCCGGATGATGCAGTCTTGTTCGTCAGAAGGGGAGTTGATTGGCTCGGCGACGAACCGAAACTGAGTGATGTCCGTGAGGGAGGCTTAGGTTCAATCCTTGATTGGCTGAAGGCCAAAGGTATACAGACGGGTAACGCAGGAATCGAGATGGATATCGTACCTGCAGACATGTACGTGAAGCTGAAGATGCTCCTCCCCGGTTTGGAGTTTGTGGATGTTTCCACGTTCATAATCGAGCAAAGGCTCATTAAAGACAAGGATGAGATAAAATCAATAAGGGGAGCATGCCGAATGGTCGAACAATCACACAAACACCTTCCCGATATCCTGAAAGAAGGGATTACTGAGCTTGAACTCTCAGCAGAGCTCGAATCGGTAGCTCGCAGGCACGGCCACGAAACCTTCGCAGTACTCAGGAAGAGGTTGGAGACGGAGATGGGCTACGCACTCATTCTCTCTGGTGAAAGCACCAGAGCGATCGGTGGTTATGGACAGGTCGTAACAGGAAAAGGGTTGAGTCCTGCTTTTCCGTATGGCCCTTCGCTTAGAAAGGTGAAACGAGGGGATGTGGTCGTGTTTGACATCGCAGGCCTGAGCCAGGGATACCACTCAGATCTGGCAAGAACCTACTGTCTGGGGAAAGCGTCTGATGAGATGCTGGAAGCCCATGCAGCACTTGTTGCCATCCAGTCGGCAATGCTGGACGCTGCAAAGCCCGGGGTACCGGCAAATCAGATATACAAAACTGCAATCAAGAAAGCAGAAGCAATGGGTTGGGCCGATTACTTTCAGGGACACGGTAAAGAGAAAGGGACTTTTGTCGGGCATGGACTGGGTCTTGAGATAGACGAGCCGCCGCTTCTGAGCCCCAAAGATGGAACTGTGATCGAAGAAAACATGACATTCACCACAGAGCTGTTCATCGTGCATCCTGAGTTTGGCGAGGTTAAGCTGGAGGACACTCTGCTCATGACGAAAGACGGGCCGGAACTTTTGACGACATTGGAACGGACAATAACTGAAATATGA